The following are from one region of the Oncorhynchus nerka isolate Pitt River linkage group LG8, Oner_Uvic_2.0, whole genome shotgun sequence genome:
- the LOC115133797 gene encoding golgin subfamily B member 1-like isoform X1, translating into MRSRCQVLEMLQGELNNADQQKQILTAQFRQMEQELAEAGRQREQELAEAGRQREEELAEAGRQREEELAEAGRQREEELAEAGRQREEELAEAGRQREQELAEAGRQREQELAEAGRQREEERQQWAGWSSQAEAELVALRANLEASEQDRAAQLANLEASEHDRAAQLASLEGSERDRSTQMEELTVKLEWATREREEVTNREVARLEKELAALREEYGEGQRAGEALAELLTGLRSLAGEGAEEDSPVPTDPAQCLGTLQALEARLERLRVEQRESEERCAQVTHTMETLQEQLDKRTAEGEEAVARIQQLEQQIGMAARESLVQCVTDPAVEEVTDAEKAQILALEQQLLEKDHELAALRESLVLAEEQGSNDAFKVSADQILDQSEDTAMAPYDSPTVLPDLLEDTREEDTTLVAEDRSILSVSADNESSPELIEPQSDSPGESKGASSDEMVTSSDSEVAHSSWTLLEAVNQDEGQQSPPILQGFGQLQMQMQSWEENSSEQETSTVQMESSSVIIRETVQVHLSQQGATLFDSDSAPGQVFAQALADELQNRYSELMVELQRLREAASESQERAQGLEEEIRSLAVAKDEAESQAQRYEEELQSARSEMDTVAQHSGSDLERQSMEMHLLEEQLDSLQTEGRSKEQQIQALQADLDKAQRSLSQQEGQARMLSAQLEEGEITSSELEQKLQDMEASLLDISQARDMAKAVLSERDTEINELQLRITQKEQEMMELSNGMSAKLLQTGEEKFLMSAEVKKLKEQIIELEKAGEKAKVTGESHVEDGDELTSLRKDKEDLTTQVATIKKRLQAALMQRKELMKKVAEFEKEADQRKGQVGKATEEAPASVPALEKDRKQEDMAIETTLEEFRQDLRAKEEVMEVLERKISQQDQVLEETLEMNRRLSEGAQQTPEADTSSEITGLQSQVASLESDCETLQKKLQEAQDSRKDTIRMAKEKDRHHREQLKQQKEEYNGLLERLEEQVGERDGLLTRLRELEELQAQKEGSTEKEVHAELETNAAVEKIEKQAAGDWVQEDWVDFAAPENEAQQRGDKPIPSAEEPSQVLSADIEASFQALKEEVQAEKASCTELEGQLQESQASLSLRKSELLELGKELQALREKESQIEHVYEELEALREKCLQAQTYAEAVKAELEAAAKGAASDSAESTIAILQTEVEEFKQFLSNKNNEIMELSQQLGEQSSLLQSMQETVYEKDQSIASLQEGLRAEKEKSQRLEAEVPQRQEEEKGREAKILQLQQKLKAALISRKEALKENKSQKEELASTEKVITELQQRMDAREVELEKLRAERERLIEEVDRTLVENQSLGGSCESLKLAMEGMLTEKDFCKREAESAKEEAARACRECEEKVHGMKDEYETLLKSYENVSDEAERVRRVLEAARQERKELVARARTHEAAKQEAERQKEEAQKEVDTVKDKMRKFAKTKQQKIMDLEEENERLREMDEKKGIRREDKALKGELERLKEEFEALKADLNATTAQRDSLEQQVVEVREQLAQELEKGDRLAPDKIPISDDVVEETIVAQQSNTVMTETTQEPVKSQPQDIEPQSQATESEVAAPDMHSFEETGKNEITESTQALIDVKLSKMEAALQSERELRQEREAELTAELASLEQRLQESKEKEQTQGEEPVKTDMSESEQTVIEGKRREMEAALHSEREQWQESEAELKAGLASLEQLLQESKVKEQSLMEESSKREAQLQGLHSSLEVEKDDLEERLMNQLAQLNGSVAGYQQDAADSRERLAELQREVERLERERAELEALAESERDRAARLEEDKRQAQRERAEAEAESGKQRELEQQLKSAQRVKEGSQSRAKQLEELLREKQLEVRQMQKDCIQYQERISEMAREGKALQLGSNEIHKELGQAYLERTKVTDALKKTEAELSSCKAQLVEGQTEASQAQAERRAYEQTALQREAELKAEAEQSLDSVRFRLGAELKQIELRLEESYREREREENATREAKELADTAERQAQQMQARLDESLARLAAFSRCMSSLQDDRDRVLDETRQWESRFNSTLQGKEAEVREGETRSRDLAEQLQKETAQREELQLTVDRLQKADEQWQLKWEQEEKRLRENQAALEQERGELQKSLAQTETSLADARAQLASLESEAEGLRHRAQALEEAVGKLQGETNEVRSQLKEREAEGRRLGLSVEQLETDLRSSKTLTESLQTELSEKERREVELLGEKEQAVTQAAEEARREADARAQEAEKELEERREEVRGLEDRLRKAEEESSHSKARLDAFTKAMGSLQDDRDRVLGMYKQLEEKHLQVMMEKDALIQEAAAENNSLKEELRSLLVQRDDLHAEKAKLSAQLHGYRDDLTQVLTMKESQHKQLLSGQLERIATLEKERAELEAKIKSLEGGEAFVQAVERETLSQAGDSGNRQVRDAPGAEVEKLREQLQAARAQVESLEESLAKEREVQEARQKELKELRWEGGVTRTESETAAERVAELARDLLSMEQRLLEEREVAGQLRAQNQAFGQAMASLQGSRDQALSQAQELSLRLEEMSRAGGQQTPTTGHGGSTAEVWGLKNALSALQNDRERLLEQLQRQHSELTRLGGGELSKLSQELEEERRRAEEMVDRMRELDNLRQRENQELEILRLEQVDWQAQAELLKQQTLATLSDRDQQVRQLGAMLEEARATRPKPPEEHHQRQAPLEADLSSKVGVLQSESGPLNDLQLREQRITQLSNKSAEPVAVPPSPQLSQVFEENRHLSSQFQGSSQRLDEAESRCTALQRQLEELHEDKRKRIGEVDSAPGAPQQHSGPSESESLRVDFEELQRRLDEEQQYRVVVEEQLMAAQDRLKLINQGEWQSAHEGQFSASETSVLIEPPGGSVTRIRSSNGPGLMRMLRVSFCSRQRTPLLVSLYLLTVHVLLLLCLGGYV; encoded by the exons ATGCGGTCACGCTGCCAGGTGCTAGAGATGCTGCAGGGGGAGCTGAACAATGCCGACCAGCAGAAACAG atcctcacagCTCAGTTCCGCCAGATGGAGCAGGAGCTGGCTGAGGCTGGCAGGCAAAGGGAGCAGGAGCTGGCTGAGGCTggcaggcagagggaggaggagctggCTGAGGCTggcaggcagagggaggaggagctggCTGAGGCTggcaggcagagggaggaggagctggCTGAGGCTggcaggcagagggaggaggagctggCTGAGGCTGGCAGGCAAAGGGAGCAGGAGCTGGCTGAGGCTGGCAGGCAAAGGGAGCAGGAGCTGGCTGAGGCTggcaggcagagggaggaggagaggcagcagTGGGCTGGGTGGTCCAGCCAGGCCGAGGCAGAGCTGGTGGCCCTCCGAGCCAACCTGGAGGCCTccgagcaggacagagcagcccAGCTAGCCAACCTGGAGGCCTCAGAGCATGACAGAGCTGCTCAGCTAGCCAGTCTGGAGggttcagagagagacagatcaaccCAGATGGAGGAGCTGACAGTGAAACTGGAGTGGGCCACTAGAGAGCGGGAGGAAGTGACCAACAGAGAAGTAGCCAGGTTAGAGAAGGAGCTTGCTGCCTTAAGAGAGGAGTATGGAGAGGGGCAAAGGGCAGGAGAGGCCCTGGCTGAGTTGTTGACAGGCCTGCGCTCTCTGGCTGGAGAGGGGGCTGAGGAGGACAGCCCTGTTCCCACCGACCCGGCCCAGTGCCTGGGTACACTGCAGGCCCTGGAGGCCCGGCTGGAGAGGCTGAgggtggagcagagggagagcgaggaacGCTGCGCCCAGGTCACCCACACCATGGAGACATTGCAAG AACAACTGGATAAGCGCACCGCAGAAGGAGAAGAGGCAGTTGCTAGGATACAACAGCTGGAGCAGCAAATTGGAATG GCTGCTAGGGAGTCATTGGTCCAGTGTGTGACTGACCCGGCTGTGGAAGAAGTGACTGATGCTGAAAAAG CCCAAATATTGGCTCTGGAGCAGCAGCTATTGGAGAAAGACCATGAGTTGGCTGCCCTGCGAGAGAGTCTTGTGCTGGCTGAAGAGCAGGGCTCAAATGATGCATTCAAGGTAAGCGCTGATCAGATTCTAGACCAGAGTGAGGACACTGCCATGGCCCCCTACGACAGTCCTACAGTGCTGCCAGACCTCCTAGAAGACACGCGAGAGGAGGACACCACCCTGGTGGCAGAGGATAGGTCAATCCTGTCAGTCTCCGCTGATAACGAGAGCAGTCCAGAGCTCATTGAACCCCAGTCTGACTCTCCCGGAGAATCTAAGGGGGCCTCCTCTGATGAGATGGTCACGAGCAGTGACTCCGAGGTGGCCCACAGCAGCTGGACCCTCCTAGAGGCTGTGAACCAAGATGAAGGTCAGCAGTCGCCTCCCATACTGCAGGGCTTTGGCCAGCTCCAGATGCAGATGCAATCCTGGGAAGAGAACAGCTCTGAGCAGGAAACATCCACAGTCCAGATGGAGTCCTCATCAGTCATCATCCGTGAGACTGtgcaggtgcacctcagccagcAGGGGGCGACCCTCTTTGACTCTGACTCTGCCCCTGGACAGGTGTTTGCCCAGGCCCTAGCAGATGAGCTGCAGAACAGGTACAGTGAGCTCATGGTTGAGCTccagagactgagagaggctgCCTCAGAGTCACAGGAGAGAGCCCAAGGCCTTGAGGAAGAGATTCGGTCCCTGGCAGTTGCCAAGGATGAGGCAGAGTCCCAGGCTCAGAGATATGAGGAAGAGCTCCAGTCAGCCAGGTCAGAGATGGACACTGTGGCCCAGCACAGTGGCTCTGACTTGGAGAGGCAGAGCATGGAGATGCATCTCCTGGAGGAGCAGCTGGACAGCCTGCAGACAGAAGGCCGCTCCAAAGAGCAGCAGATCCAGGCCCTGCAGGCAGACCTGGACAAGGCtcagcgctctctctctcagcaggaggGACAGGCCAGGATGCTGAGTGCCCAGCTGGAAGAAGGGGAGATCACCTCCTCTGAGCTGGAGCAGAAGCTCCAAGACATGGAGGCCAGCCTACTGGACATCTCCCAGGCTAGGGACATGGCCAAAGCTGTACTGTctgagagggacacagagattAACGAGCTGCAACTGCGCATCACCCAGAAAGAGCAGGAGATGATGGAGCTGAGCAATGGCATGTCTGCCAAACTGCTCCAGACCGGTGAGGAGAAGTTCCTGATGAGTGCTGAAGTCAAGAAACTGAAGGAGCAGATAATTGAACTTGAGAAAGCTGGAGAAAAGGCGAAAGTGACAGGGGAGAGTCATGTAGAGGATGGTGATGAGCTCACTAGTTTGCGAAAGGACAAAGAGGATCTGACAACCCAAGTGGCCACCATTAAAAAGAGGTTGCAGGCAGCCCTGATGCAGCGCAAAGAGCTGATGAAAAAAGTTGCAGAGTTTGAGAAAGAGGCAGATCAAAGGAAAGGACAAGTAGGGAAAGCAACAGAGGAAGCCCCTGCAAGTGTACCAGCTTTAGAAAAAGACAGAAAACAAGAGGATATGGCAATTGAGACTACTCTCGAAGAGTTCAGACAAGACTTGAGGGCCAAAGAAGAGGTCATGGAGGTTTTGGAACGGAAAATCAGCCAGCAGGATCAGGTTCTGGAAGAGACACTTGAAATGAACAGAAGGCTGAGTGAGGGAGCTCAGCAGACTCCAGAGGCTGACACCTCATCTGAAATCACTGGGTTGCAGTCCCAGGTGGCCTCGCTGGAGTCAGATTGCGAAACACTGCAAAAGAAACTCCAGGAGGCCCAGGACTCTCGCAAAGACACCATCCGCATGGCCAAAGAAAAGGACAGGCACCACCGCGAACAGCTTAAACAGCAAAAGGAAGAGTACAACGGGCTCTTGGAGCGTTTGGAGGAGCAGGTTGGTGAACGAGATGGGCTGTTGACTAGACTGAGAGAGCTCGAGGAACTGCAGGCACAGAAAGAGGGGAGCACAGAGAAGGAAGTACATGCCGAGCTGGAGACCAACGCTGCAGTGGAGAAGATTGAGAAGCAAGCTGCAGGAGATTGGGTCCAGGAAGACTGGGTGGACTTTGCCGCTCCTGAGAACGAAGCACAACAACGAGGTGATAAACCCATTCCCAGTGCTGAGGAACCCTCTCAGGTACTTTCAGCTGACATTGAGGCCTCATTTCAAGCTCTGAAAGAAGAGGTCCAGGCTGAGAAGGCATCTTGTACAGAGTTGGAGGGCCAACTGCAGGAGAGCCAGGCTAGCCTGTCACTCAGGAAAAGTGAGCTTCTAGAGCTGGGCAAAGAGCTGCAGGccctgagagagaaggagagccagATTGAACATGTCTATGAGGAGTTGGAGGCTCTGAGGGAGAAGTGTCTCCAGGCTCAGACCTATGCAGAAGCTGTGAAAGCAGAGTTGGAGGCTGCGGCCAAAGGAGCCGCCTCAGACTCCGCTGAGTCCACCATTGCCATCCTGCAGACAGAGGTGGAGGAATTCAAGCAGTTCCTGAGCAACAAGAACAATGAGATCATGGAGCTTAGCCAGCAGCTGGGTGAGCAAagctctctcctccagtctatgCAAGAGACAGTGTATGAGAAGGACCAGTCGATCGCCTCCCTGCAGGAAGGCCTGAGAGCAGAGAAGGAAAAGAGCCAGAGACTGGAGGCTGAGGTCCCCCAGAggcaggaggaagagaagggcAGAGAGGCCAAGATCCTGCAGCTTCAGCAGAAGCTCAAGGCCGCCCTTATCTCCCGCAAAGAGGCCCTCAAAGAGAACAAAAGCCAGAAAGAGGAGTTGGCCTCCACTGAGAAAGTCATCACTGAACTGCAGCAGAGGATGGATGCTAGAGAAGTCGAGCTGGAGAAGctgagagcagaaagagagaggctgatagaggagGTCGATCGGACCTTGGTGGAGAACCAGAGCCTTGGGGGGTCCTGCGAGAGCCTCAAGCTGGCCATGGAGGGTATGCTGACAGAGAAAGACTTCTGTAAAAGAGAGGCAGAGTCTGCCAAGGAGGAGGCTGCCCGGGCATGCAGAGAATGTGAGGAGAAGGTGCATGGGATGAAGGATGAGTATGAGACTCTGCTAAAGTCCTATGAGAACGTGAGTGATGAGGCAGAGCGTGTGAGACGGGTGCTGGAAGCTGCTAGGCAGGAGAGGAAGGAGCTTGTTGCTAGAGCCAGGACCCACGAGGCAGCCAAGCAGGAGGCTGAACGGCAGAAAGAAGAGGCCCAGAAAGAGGTGGACACTGTCAAAGACAAGATGAGGAAGTTTGCCAAGACCAAGCAGCAGAAAATAATGGAtttagaggaggagaatgagagactCCGAGAGATGGATGAAAAGAAAGGAATAAGAAGAGAGGACAAGGCACTCAAAGGAGAACTTGAAAGACTCAAAGAAGAGTTTGAGGCTCTGAAAGCTGATTTGAATGCCACTACGGCACAGAGGGACTCCTTAGAACAGCAAGTTGTTGAGGTGAGGGAACAACTAGCCCAAGAGCTAGAGAAAGGGGACAGATTAGCTCCAGATAAAATCCCCATCTCTGATGATGTAGTGGAGGAAACTATTGTTGCCCAGCAGTCTAATACAGTCATGACTGAAACTACCCAAGAGCCAGTTAAGAGCCAGCCTCAGGACATAGAGCCACAGAGTCAGGCTACAGAGTCTGAGGTAGCTGCACCTGACATGCACTCTTTTGAGGAGACGGGGAAGAACGAAATAACTGAAAGTACACAGGCCCTAATTGATGTGAAATTGAGCAAAATGGAGGCAGCCCTACAGTCAGAGAGGGAACTGAGGCAAGAGCGCGAGGCTGAACTCACTGCTGAGCTGGCCTCTCTGGAGCAGCGCCTTCAGGAGAGTAAAGAAAAGGAACAGACCCAAGGGGAGGAGCCAGTGAAGACGGACATGTCTGAAAGTGAACAGACCGTAATTGAGGGAAAGCGGAGGGAAATGGAAGCAGCCCTACATTCAGAGAGGGAACAGTGGCAAGAGAGTGAGGCTGAACTCAAGGCTGGACTAGCCTCTCTGGAGCAGCTCCTTCAGGAGAGTAAAGTTAAGGAACAGAGCCTGATGGAGGAGAGCTCTAAAAGGGAAGCCCAACTCCAGGGGCTCCACAGCAGcctggaggtagagaaggacgaCCTAGAGGAGCGTCTGATGAACCAGCTGGCCCAGCTGAATGGCAGCGTCGCCGGCTACCAGCAGGACGCGGCAGACAGCCGGGAGCGCCTTGCGGAGCTGCAGCGGGAggtggagagactggagagggagCGGGCTGAACTGGAAGCCCTGGccgagagcgagagggaccgggcagccAGGCTGGAGGAGGACAAGAGGcaggcccagagagagagggctgaggcaGAGGCCGAGTCAGGGAAGCAGAGGGAGCTGGAGCAGCAGCTGAAGTCCGCCCAGAGGGTGAAAGAGGGCAGCCAGAGCCGGGCAAAGCAGCTGGAGGAGCTGCTGAGAGAGAAGCAGTTGGAGGTGCGCCAGATGCAGAAGGACTGCATCCAGTACCAGGAAAGGATCAGCGAGATGGCCAGGGAGGGCAAGGCTTTGCAACTGGGCAGCAACGAGATCCACAAAGAGCTTGGGCAAGCCTATCTGGAGAGGACCAAAGTCACAGACGCTTTGAAGAAGACTGAGGCTGAGCTATCTAGCTGCAAAGCCCAGCTGGTTGAGGGCCAGACAGAGGCCAGCCAGGCCCAAGCTGAAAGGAGAGCCTATGAGCAGACCGCTCTACAGAGAGAGGCTGAGTTGAAAGCAGAGGCAGAGCAGAGCCTGGACTCTGTGAGGTTCAGGCTAGGAGCCGAGCTGAAGCAGATTGAGCTGAGGTTGGAGGAGTCTTaccgggagagggagagagaggagaatgccACCCGGGAGGCAAAAGAGCTGGCTGACACCGCTGAGAGACAGGCCCAGCAGATGCAGGCCCGCCTCGATGAGTCTCTGGCCCGACTGGCTGCCTTCTCGCGCTGTATGTCCTCCCTGCAGGACGACAGGGACCGCGTGCTGGATGAGACCCGGCAGTGGGAGAGTCGCTTCAACAGCACCCTCCAGGGGAAGGAGGCAGAGGTGCGGGAGGGAGAGACCCGATCCAGAGATCTGGCTGAACAGCTGCAGAAAGAGACCGCACAGAGAGAAGAGCTACAGCTTACAGTGGACAG ACTGCAGAAAGCAGACGAGCAGTGGCAGCTGAAATGGGAGCAGGAAGAGAAGAGGCTCCGTGAGAACCAGGCTGCCCTGGAGCAGGAGAGGGGGGAGCTTCAGAAGTCCCTAGCCCAGACTGAGACCTCCCTGGCTGACGCTCGCGCCCAGCTGGCCTCCCTAGAGAGCGAGGCGGAGGGGCTCCGCCACAGAGCCCAGGCCCTGGAAGAGGCAGTTGGGAAGCTGCAGGGAGAGACCAACGAGGTCAGGTCCCAGCTGAAGGAGAGGGAAGCAGAGGGGAGGAGGCTGGGCCTGAGCGTGGAACAACTGGAGACAGACCTGCGCTCCTCCAAGACCCTGACAGAGAGCCTGCAGACAGAGCtgagtgagaaggagaggagagaggtagagctgCTGGGGGAGAAGGAGCAGGCCGTGACACAG GCTGCAGAGGAGGCCAGGAGGGAGGCTGACGCCAGGGCCCAGGAGGCTGAGaaggagctggaggagaggagagaggaggtgcggGGTCTGGAGGACCGGCTGCggaaggcagaggaggagagcagcCACAGCAAAGCCAGGCTGGACGCCTTCACCAAGGCCATGGGCTCTTTACAGGACGACAGAGACAGAGTACTTGGCATGTACAAACAGCTGGAGGAGAAACATCTGCAG gtgaTGATGGAAAAGGACGCTCTGATCCAGGAGGCTGCTGCGGAGAATAACAGTCTGAAGGAGGAGCTGCGCTCCCTATTGGTCCAGAGGGACGACCTCCACGCAGAGAAGGCCAAGCTATCTGCCCAGCTTCACGGCTACAGGGACGACCTTACCCAGGTCCTCACCATGAAGGAGTCCCAGCACAAGCAGCTCTTGTCCGGCCAGCTGGAGCGCATCGCTAccctggagaaggagagagctgaGCTAGAGGCTAAGATCAAGagcctggagggaggggaggcttTTGTTCAGGCGGTGGAGAGGGAGACACTCAGCCAGGCTGGTGATAGTGGAAACAGGCAGGTGAGAGACGCTCCCGGGGCGGAGGTAGAGAAGCTGAGGGAGCAGCTGCAGGCTGCCAGGGCCCAGGTGGAGAGCCTGGAGGAGAGCCTTGCCAAGGAAAGAGAGGTGCAGGAGGCTCGGCAGAAGGAGCTGAAAGAACTACgttgggagggaggggtgacGCGCACGGAGTCGGAGACAGCGGCAGAGAGGGTGGCTGAGCTGGCCCGAGACCTGCTGAGCATGGAGCAGaggctgctggaggagagggaggtggccGGCCAGCTCCGGGCCCAGAACCAGGCGTTCGGCCAGGCCATGGCGTCACTGCAGGGCAGCAGGGACCAGGCACTCAGCCAGGCCCAGGAGCTCAGCCTCAGACTGGAGGAGATGAGCAGGGCAGGGGGCCAGCAGACACCCACCACGGGCCATGGAGGATCCACTGCGGAGGTGTGGGGACTGAAGAACGCCCTGTCAGCCCTGCAGAACGACAGGGAGAGACTG TTGGAACAGCTCCAGCGGCAGCACTCAGAGCTCACTCGACTGGGAGGAGGAGAGCTGTCTAAACTCAGCCaggagctagaggaggagaggaggagggctgaGGAGATGGTGGACAGGATGAGGGAGCTAGACAACCTGAGGCAGAGGGAGAACCAGGAACTAGAAATTCTCAG gctGGAGCAGGTTGACTGGCAGGCCCAGGCAGAGCTCCTGAAGCAGCAGACCCTGGCCACCCTCTCGGACCGTGACCAGCAGGTGCGCCAGCTCGGTGCCATGTTGGAGGAGGCCCGCGCCACCAGGCCCAAACCACCGGAGGAACACCATCAGAGACAG GCACCTCTTGAGGCAGACCTGTCATCTAAAGTAGGGGTCCTTCAATCAGAGAGTGGCCCGCTGAATGATCTTCAGCTGCGAGAGCAGCGCATTACACAGCTCAGTAACAAG tctgcTGAGCCCGttgctgtccctccctcccctcagctcTCGCAGGTGTTTGAGGAGAACCGCCATCTCTCCTCCCAGTTCCAAGGCAGTTCCCAGAGGCTGGATGAGGCCGAGAGCCGCTGCACTGCCCTCCAGAGGCAGCTCGAGGAACTGCACGAAGACAAGCGCAAG